A segment of the Candidatus Brevundimonas phytovorans genome:
GGCGTGGCGTTGTGCATGATGGCGTAGCGCATGCCGTTTGGCAGGACGCCGAATCGCACATTGGCGTCAGCCGGGATGTCGCTGGCGGTCTGGGCCCAGGCCTGGGACGGTTGAGTGTCCTGAACGGCGACGGCCGCAGGCGCCGCAAGGGCGACGGCGGGCAGGGCGGCCCCGCCCATAAGGGCAAGGCTGGAGGCGGCAAGCAGCAGAAGGTGGCGCGGCGATCGCATTCGGTGAAGCTCCGGATCGTGCGATCAGGCTGCCCCCGAGACTGAACTGCGGCCCTGCACGACGTCCAAAGTGACAAACGTGCTTGACTACCTCAAGTTACCGAAAGTTAATCCTCAGCCGCCGCCATTTCCGGTGACATAGAAGCTCGCGGCGTTGCCGACGGCGTTTGATCCGGCGATGACGTTCCGGCCCTGGCCGTTTATGGTGGTGGCGGTCATGGCGCGGACATTGCCGGCATTGGTCTGGACGTTGTTGGCGTTCAGGTCGCCGCCGCATTCGGCGCAGGCATAGCCGGTGATCGAGTTGCCGGCGGCATTGGCGCCGACATAGACGTCATAGCCCTTCTGCCCGACGAAGGACGCGGTGGCTTCGACGCCGCCCGTATTGTTCTGAAGGTTGTCGATGTCAACGTAGATGTCGTTGTTGCCGACGACGACATTGTTGCCGATGGCGTCCGCCGCGGCCGTGGCTGCCCCAAAATCATACGAACTCAGCTCGACCGCGCTGCGAACCTGGGCGCTGTTGTCCTGATCGGTGGTCGTGACCAGCGAGCCGCCCTGATTGTAGAAGGTCGCCTGGTTGGCCGTGGCGCGGCTGCGCCCTGTCAGATCCCAGGCGTTGCCGGCCCAGACGCTGGTGTCGGCTTCGACCACAGCGCCGGATGAGGTCTGCCGCACCGCCAGGTCCTGATTGGACGAGGGGCCGGTCGAGGCCTGGACCGCATTGGCGACGGCCTCGCTCGAGAAGTCGGCCGGAGCGGGGATGTACTGCGGCGAGCCCCTGGTGATAGCGCGCACGTCGCCGTGCATGGTCTGGTCGATCCTGCCCGTGATCGCGGTGCGGTTTGCCCCGGAGGCGGCCCCGGCCAGGGCGACTGTATTGCCAAAGGCGCCCGAGGCGATCTGACCGCCGGTGATCAGTCGAGCGTCCGTGCCGGTAAGCCGCGTCGAAGCGGTGACGTCGCCATGTCCGACCTGTTCGGTCTCGACCGCCATCGGCGCATTGATTGCGGCGCCCGCCAGATAGTTGGCGCGCGCCTGGGTGACGCTGGTGACGCGACCGCGGGTATCGCCGCCCAGGGTCAGGGTGGTCGAACCGGCGGCGTCGCCGCGCATGGTCTGGGACGAGCGCAGACGAAGGGCCTCGCCCTCCGTGCCGCCGATCAGGCTGTTGCCGCTGGCGGCGGTGGATGCGGTGACCTGATCGCTGACATCGACGACGTTCAGCGTCTGTCCGGCCACCACGTCGCCGAGTTGCAGTTGGCTGTTCAGGACCAGACCGCGATCCTGGGCGACGGCCGCGTTAGCGGCTGCCGCGCACAGCGCTGTCGCGACGATCGTGCCAGCGAGACGGGTCCGCGCGAGTTTGGCCATTGTTCGTGTCCGTATTGGCGTAGGCGGGATAGAAGCCGCCGGTCGGGCCGACGGGGGTGTCGGCGAGGGGATCGTTGGCGGGGTTCAGGCAGACTTCCGGGCCGGGGGCGCCGTAGAGGTTGGCCATGAACTCGACGGTGGCGCGTTCCACCAGGGCGCGGACGGCCAGCTGGACCGGCTCCATGCCGCTGGTTCCGGCCGAGATGTCGAAGACATTGCCGTTCATGAAGTCGAAGACGCCTGCCGAGATTTCGCGGCCGACGATCTGCTTCTGATAGGAGACGACGTCGACGACCTCGAGCGTTGTGGTTTGCACCAGGCGCAGGTCGATGGCGACGTTCATCACAAAGACCTTGCCGGTCAGCAGGCCCGAGCCGCCGCCCTGTTCGACTTCACCGCCGGCGATGTCGAAGCCGCCCGAGCGGATATTGTAGTTCACCTCGGTGATGCCGCCGACGACGTAGAAGTCCGAGCCCGGCACCTGACCGGCCAGGATGCGGCGGTAGGCGGCGTCTTGGGGGGCGCCGTTGGGCTGGTCGTCGCCGATCAGCTTGTTGTTGGCGTAGCGCAACTCCAGCTCGGACACCGAGGTGTCGTAGCGTTCGACGATCCGGGCGCCGGCCTTGGCCAGGGCGGTGTTCGCCATCAACGAGGCGCCTTGCGTGATCTGGCGTCCGCCGTCGGCCGAGACCGTGCCGGTATAGTCGCTGATCCGGCCCACGGCCATGCGCGGCGAGGGCAGGTTGTAGCGACGGGCATAGTCGGCCAGGCAGTAGAGCGCGGTCGAATAGGGCGTCGGGTTCGACGTCACCGGGGCGTTGCCGATCGGCTTGGCGTACTGACCCGAGGGACCGGCGCTGGTGCTGGCGCAACCCGCGAGCAGGCTGGCGACGGCGGCCACGGCGACGACGGCGCGGATGGTGGGGCTCTTGATCATGGGAAAACCAGCGATCCGTTCAGGGCCGTGCCGGCGGTGATGTTGCCGGTGTTGGTCTGGGTGGAGTTGACGATCACGGTGTTGCGGTTGCCCTGCACCACCACGTTCAGATTGTTGCCGATGGCGGTCGCACCGCCGATGTTCGTGCCGCCTGAGCCCGACCCGCTCTGGCCCGCCGAGACCCCGGCGCTGCTGCTGGAATAGCTGCTGGCGCCGGCCTGGATGATCCCGTCGACGATCAGGCGGTTGCCGTTGGCGTCGCGGGTCGATCCCGTGGCGTTCTGGGCGGTGGTGTAGCGCGAGCCGCCATAGCCGGCCTGGAACTGGGCGGCGCCCGCCGAGCCCGACGATTGGGCCGCAGCCGCGCCCGCGCCGACGATCAGGCTGATCGTCAGGGTCGCTACCGGCAGTGTCAGTCTTTGGGACGGCATGAGGGGCTCCGCAGTGTCTCTGGCGGTCACTCAGCAACGGTCGTGCCAGACCGAAATGCCGGTTTCGGGACGGGTTGAGGTTAACGCCGCGATTGTCCATCTAGGGGGGATGCAGCACCCAGCGGACCACCCCACCGGCGCCCCGCGCGAGAAGATCCTGAACGCGCCCTTCCTGCCGGTGCTGATCGCGGGCTCCATGCCGGTGCTGTTCTGGTTTCAGGAGCGGCTGCCGGATCAGGGCCTGTCCATGGCCTTCCGCGCCGGAGATCTGGCGCACGGTCAATGGAGCGGCCTGTTCACCTCCATGCTGCTGCACGGCGGCTGGGCCCATGTCGTCATGAACGCGGTCGGCGCCCTGGCCTTTGGCGCGCCGGTCGCCCGGCTGCTGTCGCGTCGGTTCGCGCCTCTGGCCTTTATCGCTCTCTATATAGGCAGCGGCGTGACCGCGGCGCTCGGCTATGCCCTGTGCCATCCCGGGAGCATGGCGCCCCTGGTTGGCGCATCAGGGGCCGTGTTCGGCCTGATCGGCGCGGCGACTCGATTGATGGGCGGTCATGGGCGCGTCCTGCCCCTGTTCCATCCGGCGGTGCTGAAGGCGTCGGCGGTGTGGATGGGCGTCAACCTGCTGATCGGTCTGATCGGTTTCGCGCCCGGCGCTGAGGGAGCGCGTGTCGCCTGGGAGGCGCACGCCTTCGGCTTCCTGTTCGGTATTCTCGCGATCGGCCCCTTGGGCCGCTGGTTCGCACCGCGATAGGATTTGCGCATCGCCTGCGTCTGAGCGATCCTGCCGGGGTAGCGGCCGGTCCGCGGTCGTCTCCCATATTGAAACGGGAAGGAACCGCCATGCTGGTCGCCGAGATACTCAAGGGCAAGGGACAGGCGGTCTTCACCCTGTCGCCCGATACCTCGCTGAACGAAGCCTGCGCCGAACTGGACAACAGGCGGGTCGGCGCCCTGATCATCTGTAGAGGCGACGAGGTGGTCGGCGTGCTTTCCGAACGGGACATTGTTCAGGCGATTTCCCGAGATGGGGCAGGGGCTCTGTCGCGACCGGCGTCCGACTATATGACGGCGGATGTGATCTTCGCTGAACCCAATGAGACAGTGGCGGTCCTGATGGGGCGCATGACCGATCGCCGGGTGCGGCACCTGCCGGTGCTGCGCGACCGCCAATTGGCTGGCGTGGTCTCGATTGGGGATGTGGTCAAATGCCAGATCGCCGAAGCCACACAGGAAGCCGAAAGCCTGCGCACCTATATAGCGGCGGGCTAGGTCTGGGGCTTGTCGGCGGCCTGACCGATTCGTGTTCGTTCGGTTTTTTGTAAATCCGTCATTCTTGTCTTGTGGACTCGGGGTTGGGTCCGTATATCCGCCGCTCGCTTGGAAACGGGCGGGCCGCGGGGTTCGGGAACGGGCTTTGCGGGATCTGTGGACGAGGAAGCTTCGGTTTCTGGATTTGCAGAAAGGCTGAAAAGCCTGGTTGACTTGGAGTTTGGCTTTCCTTAGAGAGCTGCCTCCGCCGGGGTCTTCGGGCTTCGGGAGTGTTGAAAAAGTTCTTTAAAAAGAACTGCTTGACACGGAAAATCAGGGGCGGTAAACACCGCCTCCGCCGCAAACGGGCGTTAAACGGTTGGGCCGGTTTAGATCGGTTCGGGTCTTTGAAATCGTTGATCTGGAAAGAGAAACGCAGGCGGCGGTGTCCTAGCGAGACTGTTCTTCGGAACAGTTTAGTCGACACTGACAATCTGCGGTCTTTTTGAAAAGACATACCATGTAACCGATCTTCGGATTGGTGACGTGGGATCTCGTCAATAAAATACGTAGAACTAATGCCAACACGGACTTCGGTTCGTGATGCTTAGGTCAATGGTCAACTCAACCTGAGAGTTTGATCCTGGCTCAGAGCGAACGCTGGCGGCAGGCCTAACACATGCAAGTCGAACGGACCCTTCGGGGTTAGTGGCGGACGGGTGAGTAACACGTGGGAACGTGCCTTTAGGTTCGGAATAGCTCCTGGAAACGGGTGGTAATGCCGAATGTGCCCTTCGGGGGAAAGATTTATCGCCTTTAGAGCGGCCCGCGTCTGATTAGCTAGTTGGTGAGGTAATGGCTCACCAAGGCGACGATCAGTAGCTGGTCTGAGAGGATGACCAGCCACATTGGGACTGAGACACGGCCCAAACTCCTACGGGAGGCAGCAGTGGGGAATCTTGCGCAATGGGCGAAAGCCTGACGCAGCCATGCCGCGTGAATGATGAAGGTCTTAGGATTGTAAAATTCTTTCACCGGGGACGATAATGACGGTACCCGGAGAAGAAGCCCCGGCTAACTTCGTGCCAGCAGCCGCGGTAATACGAAGGGGGCTAGCGTTGCTCGGAATTACTGGGCGTAAAGGGCGCGTAGGCGGACATTTAAGTCAGGGGTGAAATCCCAGAGCTCAACTCTGGAACTGCCTTTGATACTGGGTGTCTTGAGTGTGAGAGAGGTATGTGGAACTCCGAGTGTAGAGGTGAAATTCGTAGATATTCGGAAGAACACCAGTGGCGAAGGCGACATACTGGCTCATTACTGACGCTGAGGCGCGAAAGCGTGGGGAGCAAACAGGATTAGATACCCTGGTAGTCCACGCCGTAAACGATGATTGCTAGTTGTCGGGCTGCATGCAGTTCGGTGACGCAGCTAACGCATTAAGCAATCCGCCTGGGGAGTACGGTCGCAAGATTAAAACTCAAAGGAATTGACGGGGGCCCGCACAAGCGGTGGAGCATGTGGTTTAATTCGAAGCAACGCGCAGAACCTTACCACCTTTTGACATGCCTGGACCGCCAGAGAGATCTGGCTTTCTCTTCGGAGACTAGGACACAGGTGCTGCATGGCTGTCGTCAGCTCGTGTCGTGAGATGTTGGGTTAAGTCCCGCAACGAGCGCAACCCTCGCCATTAGTTGCCATCATTTAGTTGGGAACTCTAATGGGACTGCCGGTGCTAAGCCGGAGGAAGGTGGGGATGACGTCAAGTCCTCATGGCCCTTACAGGGTGGGCTACACACGTGCTACAATGGCGACTACAGAGGGTTAATCCTTAAAAGTCGTCTCAGTTCGGATTGTCCTCTGCAACTCGAGGGCATGAAGTTGGAATCGCTAGTAATCGCGGATCAGCATGCCGCGGTGAATACGTTCCCGGGCCTTGTACACACCGCCCGTCACACCATGGGAGTTGGTTCTACCCGAAGGCGATGCGCTAACCGCAAGGAGGCAGTCGACCACGGTAGGGTCAGCGACTGGGGTGAAGTCGTAACAAGGTAGCCGTAGGGGAACCTGCGGCTGGATCACCTCCTTTCTAAGGATGCTTCTCCAGTCTCTCTCACGAGGGATTATTGAGGCTCCGATTTAGCTTCCAGTGCTTGCACTGAGAGGCATTATGCGGGACGCCGCCGTCTCCGTTTCTCTTTCCTCATTCCGTCATCGACGCCAGGACCATACGGGTTCTGAGGTTGGTGACGCGATCGCGAGCCTGGGCTTTATGCCTGGCTGTCGTGCCGCCATAGGCCCGTAGCTCAGGTGGTTAGAGCGTACGCCTGATAAGCGTAAGGTCGGCAGTTCGAGTCTGCCCGGGCCTACCAGCTGTTTAGCTGGTCCGTGGCATCGTCGACGGCTCACCCGGCTTGTTCCCTGATTGGGGCCATAGCTCAGTTGGTAGAGCGCCTGCTTTGCAAGCAGGATGTCGTCGGTTCGACTCCGTCTGGCTCCACCATTTCTTCTTGTGCTAGCGCCGTAACGGCTGCTTGAGCACGGTTTGAAAACTGGATCTCGCGATCATATCAAGGTTTGCAGCTGATCTTCGGATCGGTTGCATTGACATTGTGAAGGAAGAATTTGTCCGGCCCCTCATAGGCTTTCAGGACAGGTTCGAGAAGACATCGTCTGGCAAGTAAAATCAGGCATTGGATCCGGCGGATACCTCTTTCCATCCCCCGGGTAGTCCATGCATGAGTTTTGCTGAGAAACGATCAAGCGTTGAAGGGCTTCTGACGGATGCCTTGGCGTAGAGAGGCGATGAAGGACGTGGCAAGCTGCGATAAGAGCCGGGGAGGCGCTAGCACCCTTTGATCCGGCTATTTCCGAATGGGGAAACCCACCTTTACAGTCTTCCAACTTTGCCTTCCCTCGGGAGGGTACGGATTGGTAGGTTGTTTAAAGGTATAATGAGCTGAATACATAGGCTTCATTAAGCGAACCCGGTGAACTGAAACATCTCAGTAACCGGAGGAAAGGACATCAACCGAGACTCCCGTAGTAGTGGCGAGCGAACCGGGACCAGGCCAGTGCTCTTGTGAAATAAAGGCGAACGGATTGGAAAGTCCGGCCATAGCGGGTGACAGCCCCGTAGCCGTCAAACAGCAAGAGACTCGAGTAGGGCGGGACACGTGAAATCCTGTCTGAACATGGGGGGACCACCCTCCAAGCCTAAGTACTCCTCTACGACCGATAGTGAACAAGTACCGTGAGGGAAAGGTGAAAAGCACCCCGACAAGGGGAGTGAAACAGATCCTGAAATCGGAAGCCTACAAGCAGTCGGAGCCCCCAAGCGGGGTGACGGCGTACCTTTTGTATAATGGGTCAGCGACTTCATGTGTCGAGCAAGCTTAAGCCGTTAGGTGTAGGCGTAGCGAAAGCGAGTCTGAATAGGGCGCTAAGTTCGACGTATGACGACCCGAAACTAGGTGATCTATCCATGAGCAGGTTGAAGGTTAGGTAACACTAACTGGAGGACCGAACCCGTGAATGTTGAAAAATTCTGGGATGACTTGTGGATAGGGGTGAAAGGCCAATCAAACCTAGACATAGCTGGTTCTCCGCGAAATCTATTTAGGTAGAGCGTCCGACGAATTCCTTGGGGGGTAGAGCACTGGATGGTTGCGGGCTGCGCGAGCGGTACCAATACTAACCAAACTCCGAATACCCAAGAGAACTATCGGGCAGACACACGGCGGGTGCTAACGTCCGTCGTGAAAAGGGAAACAACCCTAACCATCATCTAAGGCCCCCAAGTCATGGCTAAGTGGGAAACGATGTGGGATTGCTTTGACAATCAGGAGGTTGGCTTAGAAGCAGCCATCCTTTAAAGAAAGCGTAACAGCTCACTGATCAAGCGATCCTGCGCGGAAAATGTAACGGGGCTAAAGCCATGCGCCGAAGATATGGGTTTGCAGTTTACTGCAAGCGGTAGCGGAGCGTTCCGTAAGCCTGTGAAGGTCAACCGTGAGGTTGGCTGGAGGTATCGGAAGTGAGAATGCTGACATGAGTAACGATAAACAGTGTGAGAAACACTGTCGCCGAAAGACCAAGGGTTCCTGCGTAAAGCTAATCTGCGCAGGGTTAGTCGGCCCCTAAGGCGAGGCTGAAAAGCGTAGTCGATGGGAAGCAGGTAAATATTCCTGCACCAGCTGGAAGTGACGGATGGCATAACTTGTAAGGGCTTATTGGATTGTCCTTGCAGGGGCGTTGTCCCTGGAAATAACTCCAGCAGAGACCGTACCCGAAACCGACACAGGTGGTCAGGTAGAGCATACCAAGGCGCTTGAGAGAACTGTGCTGAAGGAACTCGGCAAATTGCACGCGTAACTTCGGAATAAGCGTGACTCACCCCAGGCAACTGGGAATGAGTGGCACAAGCCAGGGGGTAGCGACTGTTTAGCAAAAACACAGGGCTCTGCGAAGCAGCAATGCGACGTATAGGGTCTGACGCCTGCCCGGTGCCTGAAGGTTAAAGGGAGGAGTGAAAGCTCCGAACTGAAGCCCAGGTAAACGGCGGCCGTAACTATAACGGTCCTAAGGTAGCGAAATTCCTTGTCGGGTAAGTTCCGACCTGCACGAATGGCGTAACGACTTCCCCACTGTCTCCAGCACAGGCTCAGTGAAATTGAATTCCCCGTGAAGATGCGGGGTTCCCGCGGTCAGACGGAAAGACCCTATGAACCTTTACTATAGCTTCGCCTTGGCGTTAGCGACCGTATGTGTAGGATAGGTGGGAGGCTATGAAACCGGGGCGCCAGCTCTGGTGGAGCCATCCTTGAAATACCACCCTTACTGTCGTTGACGTCTAACCGAGATCCGTTATCCGGGTCCGGGACATGGCGTGGTGGGTAGTTTGACTGGGGCGGTCGCCTCCTAAAGTGTAACGGAGGCGCGCGATGGTGGGCTCAGACCGGTCGGAAATCGGTCGTCGAGTGCAATGGCATAAGCCCGCCTGACTGCGAGACTGACAAGTCGAGCAGAGACGAAAGTCGGCCATAGTGATCCGGTGGTCCCGAGTGGAAGGGCCATCGCTCAACGGATAAAAGGTACTCTAGGGATAACAGGCTGATTTTGCCCAAGAGTCCATATCGACGGCAAAGTTTGGCACCTCGATGTCGGCTCATCACATCCTGGGGCTGGAGCAGGTCCCAAGGGTATGGCTGTTCGCCATTTAAAGTGGTACGTGAGCTGGGTTCAGAACGTCGTGAGACAGTTTGGTCCCTATCTGCCGTGGGTGTTCGAAGCTTGAGAGGATCTGTCCCTAGTACGAGAGGACCGGGATGGACATACCTCTGGTGGACCTGTCGTGGCGCCAGCCGCGCAGCAGGGTAGCTAAGTATGGAATAGATAACCGCTGAAAGCATCTAAGCGGGAAACTAACCTCAAAACAAGGCTTCGCTGAGGATCGTGGAAGACTACCACGTTGATAGGCCAGGTGTGGAAGTGCGGCGACGCATGAAGCTTACTGGTACTAATAATCCGATCGGCTTGATCGTTTCTCAGCAAAACTCATTCGGTTCTACTTGCCGATAACAATACGCGACGATGTCTTCTCTTTTTTATGTGTCTGGTTGACCCCGTGGCTATGTCGGAGGTTCCACACCCGATCCCATTCCGAACTCGGTCGTTAAGCCCTCCAGAGCCAATGGTACTTCGTCTCAAGGCGCGGGAGAGTAGGTCGCCGCGGGGTCTACCAGATACATAAATCAGTCTTCTCATTCCTCTTGTCCTACCGAACTTCGGTCTACTTGAGGACTGTCTCGAACCCTTCTTCCTTCACTAACCGCCTTGCCGCGGGATGGAGCAGCCCGGTAGCTCGTCAGGCTCATAACCTGAAGGTCGCAGGTTCAAATCCTGCTCCCGCACCCAAGATTTCAACCCGCTATCCCTTCTGGATGGCGGGTTTTTCTTTGCCCAAATTCCCAAAACCCATCCGACCGGCGAAGGCGAAGGCCGGGGCTCTCCGCTCAATTCCTAGCTTCACGCCCCTCCTGCGCAGCAAAGGGGCTTCAGGTCAGTGGTGGGAATGTAAAATGCTGTAAAATCAGACATTTGGTTACAGTGTGAGCGTGGCCATACAAGGAGGCATGGGTTAGGTCCGCCTCCACTTCGGCCCCAGGGGGCGAGGCGTTGCATTAGTGCTGGACGGGTGTGAGCCCAAGGACTGCACCTGCGATGTCTTCGCCGTCCCCGATCATCGGGTCGAGGCGGAGACCTGAGACGTGTTGAAACTGCTGAAGTCCTTGCAGCGCCTGGCGCTGCGCGTGGTGCGCCTGTCGGCGCCTCTGGTTGTCGCGGGCGCGGCCGGTGTCGCGGCGGCGGCTGATCTGCAGATTTCATCCTACAGCTGGGACCCTGATCCCGTCGCGAACGGGGCTCAGGCAGATTTCACCATCCGGGTCAGCAACAATGATCTGGATCTGATCAACGACGCGGTCGTGACCGTGGCCGTGCCTGCTAACTTCACCGTTCTGGCGGCGTCGCTTCCCGCCTATTGCCTCCTTTCCGGCGCACCGGGCGGCCAGACCCTGCAATGCGATCTTCCGGCCCTGCCTGGCGGCGATTTCAATATCCGGTATTCCGCAGCCGCCACGGCGACAGGATCGCGTTCCTCGACCGCGACGATTTCCAGCCCGACCAATGTGGACCTGAACCCCGGCAACGACAGCCTGACGGTCGCACCGGCGGTTCAGTCAGGGGCGGATCTGACGGTGACCAAGACCGACAACGAGCCGGATCACTCCATCCCCGGCGGCGGCATCCTGACCTATACG
Coding sequences within it:
- the hfaD gene encoding holdfast anchor protein HfaD, giving the protein MAKLARTRLAGTIVATALCAAAANAAVAQDRGLVLNSQLQLGDVVAGQTLNVVDVSDQVTASTAASGNSLIGGTEGEALRLRSSQTMRGDAAGSTTLTLGGDTRGRVTSVTQARANYLAGAAINAPMAVETEQVGHGDVTASTRLTGTDARLITGGQIASGAFGNTVALAGAASGANRTAITGRIDQTMHGDVRAITRGSPQYIPAPADFSSEAVANAVQASTGPSSNQDLAVRQTSSGAVVEADTSVWAGNAWDLTGRSRATANQATFYNQGGSLVTTTDQDNSAQVRSAVELSSYDFGAATAAADAIGNNVVVGNNDIYVDIDNLQNNTGGVEATASFVGQKGYDVYVGANAAGNSITGYACAECGGDLNANNVQTNAGNVRAMTATTINGQGRNVIAGSNAVGNAASFYVTGNGGG
- the hfaB gene encoding holdfast anchoring protein HfaB; translated protein: MIKSPTIRAVVAVAAVASLLAGCASTSAGPSGQYAKPIGNAPVTSNPTPYSTALYCLADYARRYNLPSPRMAVGRISDYTGTVSADGGRQITQGASLMANTALAKAGARIVERYDTSVSELELRYANNKLIGDDQPNGAPQDAAYRRILAGQVPGSDFYVVGGITEVNYNIRSGGFDIAGGEVEQGGGSGLLTGKVFVMNVAIDLRLVQTTTLEVVDVVSYQKQIVGREISAGVFDFMNGNVFDISAGTSGMEPVQLAVRALVERATVEFMANLYGAPGPEVCLNPANDPLADTPVGPTGGFYPAYANTDTNNGQTRADPSRWHDRRDSAVRGSR
- the hfaA gene encoding holdfast anchoring protein HfaA: MPSQRLTLPVATLTISLIVGAGAAAAQSSGSAGAAQFQAGYGGSRYTTAQNATGSTRDANGNRLIVDGIIQAGASSYSSSSAGVSAGQSGSGSGGTNIGGATAIGNNLNVVVQGNRNTVIVNSTQTNTGNITAGTALNGSLVFP
- a CDS encoding rhomboid family intramembrane serine protease translates to MQHPADHPTGAPREKILNAPFLPVLIAGSMPVLFWFQERLPDQGLSMAFRAGDLAHGQWSGLFTSMLLHGGWAHVVMNAVGALAFGAPVARLLSRRFAPLAFIALYIGSGVTAALGYALCHPGSMAPLVGASGAVFGLIGAATRLMGGHGRVLPLFHPAVLKASAVWMGVNLLIGLIGFAPGAEGARVAWEAHAFGFLFGILAIGPLGRWFAPR
- a CDS encoding CBS domain-containing protein, with amino-acid sequence MLVAEILKGKGQAVFTLSPDTSLNEACAELDNRRVGALIICRGDEVVGVLSERDIVQAISRDGAGALSRPASDYMTADVIFAEPNETVAVLMGRMTDRRVRHLPVLRDRQLAGVVSIGDVVKCQIAEATQEAESLRTYIAAG